DNA sequence from the Cucumis melo cultivar AY chromosome 6, USDA_Cmelo_AY_1.0, whole genome shotgun sequence genome:
TTGTATGTGTAAAActacaaaacaaaacaacataTGCTTTCTCCATTATTCACTACAAACTTCATGAAGACCCACTCAAGATCTCACTCCATCCCAAATCTTTCTCCATTTTTCTCATATTACAAataactttttctttctaaatattaatttatttgcccaaaaaataaaataaaataaaataaattataataaaaaggGAAGCATCCTTCTTAGTTTCTTCTCTAACTCAAATCTCTCTGCCCCCTCTTTTGTCTTTTTCCTTCTCAACATTGCTTTCTTCATTCAGCCATGGCTGAAACTCACTGACACTCTTCACAATAATCCTTAATTAATTCTTCAACTCCATCTTCGAAATTGCCTCTCACTTTCCCTTCTCCATCCATTTATAAACATCCCCATCTCACTCCCACTCCAATTCACTCACTTCAATTTCATCTCATTTCAATCCATTTCTCCTCTGTTCTTCTTCAAGCTGCTTCAATGGCGGCGCCTtctctctcatttccccctttTCCTCTTAATCGAGAAGGACCCACCAGAATGCTCAAGGATTTTCTTCACGAAACCAATCCAAATGGAATCGCATCTTCTAAACCAAAACCCACGTCGTTTAAAGCTTTGGCTTTCCACGCCGTCGTAGCCGCTGTTAAGAGGATCTCGTTTCCGTCCGTGAAATCGCCCTGGATCTTCCCCAGAAGCCTCTCGCGTAGGCTGTTGAGGAAAACAGAGAGAGATGAGAGAGAAACCGGAGGCGATTTTGTTGTTAAGATCAAGGACATTATTCGATGGAAATCGTTTAGGGATTTGATCGACGAGACAACGGCGGCGGCTCCACCGCTTGATTTCGCCGAATCGCCCGATCGTTACACTTACACGGCAGCCGCTACGACAACGACGACCACGACCACGACCACGACCACGAGTAGTAGTAAGAGTTCGAGCTGGTGCGAGAGCGATTTCACGGCGGAGGATTTGCCGTCGCCGTCGTGGAGAGATTGGTCCGACGACGGTACAATCGGAAAAATGTACTTCCGATGTGTCGGTGAAGATTCGACGGAAACGACAGCCGCACACGCAAAAAACGACAAAGAGGTTAGCAATAATTCAAAGTACTTCACACCTATAATGGAATTTGTCGTCTTCTATATTTGGTCAATCATTTGCTACCCTACGATCCGTTTTATTTTGGTTGAGATTTAAAACGAGCGATCGTGAACCGTTAGATTAAATCAATTTCTCTTATTGCAAAACTAGATTCGTCCGTAGAATACGAAACGACACCgtatatgtaaaaaaaaaaagaaattgggctttaattaaaataataataacagtgaactatatattttttaaattaaacttagTATATTAATGTAATCAAAtgattattttatatttgactTGTTTTCtagatttttatcttttgatatcatcattattatttttacatGTTATTCATATTTTCTATCTAAAAATTTACGTATCATTTTACAGGTTGGAATAAATGCATTATCAAAACGAGAGGATAAAGAAGAACAAGAGGTACTAGACGAAAGTACACGACGTCTATTAGAGCAGGTTAAAGGAGTAATTTCGTTATCAGAAAGTTGTAGATTAGCAGAGCATTGTGGCTTGGATGGGTTGCTTCGAGAATTGTTTCGACGTGACCTTGCAAGTTTTCAAGATGACGACGATCGAATTAGGATGAAGAACGGCAAAGATGGCGAGTATGTGTATGATTGGTTTTTGTCTCACAAGGGGAAGGAAAGTTATGTGAGAGAAATGGAGAGGGAAGGAAAATGGGAGATTTTTGGTGTTGATGAGAAAATTGATTTAGGGTTAGAAATTGAAGGAGAGGTTTTGGGATGTTTGGTTGATGAAATtctacttgacattttttaattatgaatagaaaacttttctttcattttttttttttagattaattCAAACTTCAAACTTCAAATATGTTTGTTAGAAGAGTTGCTtatgaatttcattttttttccccTAAAGTTAAgcttaaaaatataattaaaaaagtaGTTAGTATATTGTGTTGGTGAAAAAACCAAATTGCCCATAAATTGGCAAGTTGGGCTTGGGCCATTGTGGGAGGGATGAGTGGATTGCTAAACTCTAAAACATAGCCTTAAATTCTTACCAaatattatgatttttttaataaaaaaatttaattacaaacttaaaaagaaaattacttaagatgaaaaaaaaaataataataaataaacacgTTCATAGGTcatagcattttttttttcatattgtaAAACGataaatatgacaagtaattagatatatagGTCAGTTATTAAAAGATTATTTACTTTTAGATTGACCACtttttataatttagaaaatatgaCGACATGGATCATAGTATCatactttttttaatatatttgcaaATACTTGAAATTAAAACGACACTcttcaaaagtaaaaaaaaaaacaattcatagGTCATAGTACCTCTTTTTAATTAGATATATCGGTCAGCTATCAGAAGATTATTCActtttaaatttactactttttataatttaaaaaata
Encoded proteins:
- the LOC103483313 gene encoding uncharacterized protein LOC103483313, yielding MAAPSLSFPPFPLNREGPTRMLKDFLHETNPNGIASSKPKPTSFKALAFHAVVAAVKRISFPSVKSPWIFPRSLSRRLLRKTERDERETGGDFVVKIKDIIRWKSFRDLIDETTAAAPPLDFAESPDRYTYTAAATTTTTTTTTTTTSSSKSSSWCESDFTAEDLPSPSWRDWSDDGTIGKMYFRCVGEDSTETTAAHAKNDKEVGINALSKREDKEEQEVLDESTRRLLEQVKGVISLSESCRLAEHCGLDGLLRELFRRDLASFQDDDDRIRMKNGKDGEYVYDWFLSHKGKESYVREMEREGKWEIFGVDEKIDLGLEIEGEVLGCLVDEILLDIF